The proteins below come from a single Iocasia fonsfrigidae genomic window:
- a CDS encoding GGDEF domain-containing protein has translation MKFFDRNLVKMFLFSLLTCTLLYVTYGLGFEVFLKYKSFIQYSLYFVFLIGFILSVFFNKSRVFFILLLFFLLNIFLGPVGYELLKGAGAFFLPFSIVFFIISINIIIVSFYRERGIFTTWGLRRIFIIFGQLYILYLLVTNKSLYQGLLSCLNSDFLYLGFLQNHFQAAEFLVVLWLLAFLVLLVKGLEQAEDYAFLFLLIQLFVTMFFLKEYPGILLLKFAFLSVLALNIAMIKDFYSMAYHDELTGLPARRALREELLKLGNSYSIAMLDIDFFKKFNDKYGHDIGDQVLKMVAAMMKRTKGGARVFRYGGEEFTIVFAGKGVKEAYDYLEELRRDIADHPFIIRSKKRPPQKPDQGKKTSYPAGTEKTKITVSIGVAEKKASHDNAAEVIKEADQALYRAKKKGRNRVEY, from the coding sequence GTGAAGTTTTTCGACAGGAACTTAGTTAAAATGTTTCTTTTTTCTCTTTTAACTTGTACCTTGCTTTATGTTACATATGGTTTAGGATTTGAAGTTTTTTTAAAGTATAAAAGCTTTATACAGTATAGTCTATATTTTGTTTTTCTAATTGGTTTTATTTTGAGTGTCTTTTTCAATAAGAGTAGGGTCTTTTTCATCCTATTACTGTTTTTTTTGCTTAACATATTTCTCGGCCCTGTGGGTTATGAACTATTGAAAGGGGCAGGGGCTTTTTTTCTCCCATTTTCTATTGTTTTCTTTATTATAAGTATAAATATTATTATTGTCTCTTTTTATCGGGAAAGGGGGATATTTACTACCTGGGGATTAAGGCGTATTTTTATTATTTTTGGACAGTTATATATTCTTTATCTGCTAGTTACAAATAAATCCCTATATCAAGGTTTGCTGAGCTGTCTTAATAGTGACTTTTTATATCTGGGATTTCTGCAGAATCATTTTCAGGCTGCTGAGTTTTTAGTAGTATTATGGCTGTTGGCTTTTCTTGTCTTATTAGTTAAAGGTTTGGAACAGGCTGAAGATTATGCTTTTTTGTTTTTGCTTATACAGCTTTTTGTAACTATGTTTTTCCTGAAGGAATATCCCGGGATTTTACTATTGAAGTTTGCCTTTTTGTCTGTCCTGGCGCTTAATATAGCTATGATCAAGGATTTTTACTCAATGGCTTATCATGATGAGTTAACAGGCCTTCCTGCTAGAAGGGCTCTGCGTGAGGAGTTGTTGAAACTGGGTAATAGTTATTCCATAGCCATGTTAGATATTGACTTTTTTAAGAAGTTTAATGACAAATATGGTCATGATATTGGTGACCAGGTCTTAAAAATGGTGGCTGCTATGATGAAAAGGACAAAGGGGGGAGCCAGGGTATTTAGATATGGGGGCGAGGAATTTACCATCGTCTTTGCTGGTAAGGGTGTTAAAGAGGCCTATGATTATTTAGAGGAACTGCGCAGGGATATTGCTGATCATCCCTTTATTATCAGGAGTAAAAAGAGACCCCCCCAAAAACCTGATCAGGGTAAAAAGACGTCTTATCCGGCAGGCACGGAAAAGACTAAGATTACAGTGAGTATAGGTGTTGCTGAGAAAAAGGCTAGTCATGATAATGCTGCTGAAGTTATTAAGGAGGCTGATCAGGCCTTATATAGGGCAAAGAAAAAGGGAAGAAATAGAGTTGAGTATTAA